In one Melaminivora jejuensis genomic region, the following are encoded:
- a CDS encoding FimV family protein codes for MHRWNLSVLATAALLSAGLYATDANALALGRLNVQSALGEPLRAEIDLPQITPAEADSLRVAPASPDVFRAQGAEYSPAAHSVQIQLQRRPDGSMYLRLSSARPINEPFVDLVIDANWSSGHIVRSYTMLLDPPALRRPQAATAAPQFQPQAPRPATPAQAPARTEPPVRSRPAPALPAPAPAAAEQSAASGEVTVRSGDTAGRIAAAHRPAGASLDQMLVAMMRSNPDAFIDGNVNRLRAGTVLQLPDAAQAQATPAAEARRIVAAQSRDFNEFRRRLAQAAPSSATAAADRSASGSVQTQVQDSRPAQASPDKLTLSKGSVSAASNDEKLAQSKQASQDAQRMAELSRNISELNQLSQGSASSTPSSSPSAAAGTAATPAEPAAPASAAGPLAIPATGEAAPVAPPTSDELPDSSAAPAAAPDEPPAADEAPAEAAAPSPEQPPAPAPTPAVKPPPPPPLKSPASSTS; via the coding sequence ATGCATCGCTGGAATCTCTCCGTCCTGGCCACCGCAGCCCTGTTGTCTGCCGGCCTGTATGCCACCGATGCCAATGCCCTTGCCCTGGGACGCCTGAACGTCCAGTCCGCATTGGGCGAGCCCCTGCGGGCCGAAATCGACCTGCCCCAGATCACGCCTGCCGAGGCCGATTCCCTGCGCGTGGCGCCAGCCAGTCCCGACGTATTTCGCGCCCAGGGCGCCGAATACTCGCCAGCCGCGCACAGTGTCCAGATCCAATTGCAGCGCCGCCCCGACGGCAGCATGTATCTGCGCCTGAGCAGCGCCCGCCCGATCAACGAGCCCTTTGTGGATCTGGTCATCGATGCCAACTGGAGCTCCGGGCACATCGTGCGCAGCTACACCATGCTGCTCGACCCGCCGGCGCTACGCCGTCCGCAGGCAGCCACTGCTGCCCCGCAGTTTCAGCCCCAGGCGCCGCGCCCGGCAACGCCCGCACAGGCGCCAGCGCGCACCGAGCCTCCAGTCCGCAGCCGGCCAGCACCGGCCCTGCCGGCCCCTGCCCCAGCGGCTGCGGAGCAGTCCGCTGCCAGCGGCGAGGTGACAGTGCGCAGCGGCGACACCGCCGGACGCATTGCCGCTGCACATCGCCCGGCAGGCGCATCGCTTGACCAGATGCTGGTGGCCATGATGCGCAGCAATCCGGACGCCTTCATCGACGGCAACGTCAACCGCCTGCGCGCCGGCACCGTACTGCAGCTGCCCGACGCAGCCCAGGCCCAGGCCACGCCAGCCGCCGAAGCCCGGCGCATCGTGGCAGCGCAAAGCCGCGATTTCAACGAATTCCGCCGTCGCCTGGCCCAGGCTGCGCCCTCCAGCGCCACCGCTGCCGCCGACCGCTCGGCCAGCGGCAGCGTCCAGACGCAAGTGCAGGACAGCCGCCCAGCCCAGGCCAGCCCGGACAAGCTCACCCTGTCCAAAGGCAGCGTGAGCGCCGCCAGCAACGACGAGAAGCTGGCCCAGAGCAAGCAGGCCAGCCAGGACGCACAGCGCATGGCCGAGCTGTCGCGCAACATCTCCGAACTCAATCAGCTCAGCCAGGGCTCAGCCTCTTCCACACCTTCCTCCTCGCCCTCTGCCGCCGCCGGCACCGCTGCAACACCCGCCGAGCCAGCCGCCCCAGCCAGTGCTGCAGGCCCTCTGGCCATCCCCGCAACCGGCGAGGCCGCACCAGTCGCCCCACCAACCTCTGATGAGCTGCCGGACAGCTCCGCCGCGCCTGCCGCCGCCCCGGACGAGCCCCCTGCCGCCGACGAGGCCCCAGCCGAGGCCGCAGCGCCCAGCCCGGAGCAGCCGCCCGCTCCTGCTCCAACCCCTGCAGTCAAGCCGCCGCCACCGCCGCCCCTCAAGAGCCCAGCTTCTTCGACTTCCTGA
- the asd gene encoding aspartate-semialdehyde dehydrogenase, producing the protein MSKQLVGLVGWRGMVGSVLMDRMVAEGDFELIEPVFFSTSNAGGKAPAMARTHTQLKDANDVAELAKCAIVITCQGGDYTKEVFPKLRASGWQGHWIDAASALRMEGDAVIVLDPVNEGLIQQKLAAGGRNWIGGNCTNSILLMGLAGLFKADAVEWVSSMTYQAASGGGANHMRELLKGMGVIHGAVADELATPSSAILDIDRKVAQTIREDVPTEFFGAPLAGGLIPWIDSQLDNGQSKEEWKGQAEVNKILGTESAIPVDGLCVRIGAMRCHSLALTLKLKKDLPLPEIETLIQGGNPWVKFVANERALTVQELTPASITGGLQIGVGRVRKLNMGPQYISAFVIGDQLLWGAAEPLRRMLRILLAA; encoded by the coding sequence ATGAGCAAGCAACTGGTAGGCCTCGTCGGCTGGCGCGGCATGGTCGGCTCCGTGCTGATGGATCGCATGGTCGCCGAAGGCGACTTCGAGCTGATCGAGCCGGTCTTCTTCTCCACCTCCAACGCCGGCGGCAAGGCGCCCGCCATGGCGCGCACGCACACCCAGCTCAAGGACGCCAATGACGTGGCCGAGCTGGCCAAGTGCGCCATCGTCATCACCTGCCAGGGTGGCGACTACACCAAGGAGGTCTTCCCCAAGTTGCGCGCGTCCGGCTGGCAGGGCCACTGGATCGACGCCGCCAGCGCGCTGCGCATGGAAGGCGACGCCGTCATCGTGCTCGACCCGGTCAACGAGGGCCTGATCCAGCAAAAACTCGCCGCCGGCGGCAGGAACTGGATCGGTGGCAACTGCACCAACTCCATCCTGCTGATGGGCCTGGCCGGGCTGTTCAAGGCCGATGCGGTCGAGTGGGTCAGCTCCATGACTTACCAGGCAGCGTCCGGCGGCGGCGCCAACCACATGCGCGAGCTGCTCAAGGGCATGGGCGTGATCCACGGCGCAGTGGCCGACGAGCTGGCCACGCCTTCCTCGGCCATCCTGGACATCGACCGCAAGGTCGCCCAGACCATCCGCGAGGACGTGCCCACGGAATTTTTCGGCGCGCCGCTGGCCGGCGGCCTGATCCCCTGGATCGATTCGCAGCTCGACAACGGCCAGTCCAAGGAAGAGTGGAAGGGCCAGGCCGAGGTCAACAAGATCCTGGGCACCGAGAGCGCTATCCCCGTCGATGGCCTGTGCGTGCGCATCGGCGCCATGCGCTGCCACTCGCTGGCGCTGACCCTCAAGCTGAAGAAGGATTTGCCTTTGCCTGAGATCGAGACGCTCATCCAGGGCGGCAATCCGTGGGTCAAGTTCGTCGCCAACGAGCGCGCGCTCACGGTGCAGGAGCTGACCCCGGCCTCCATCACCGGTGGCCTGCAGATCGGCGTGGGCCGGGTGCGCAAGCTGAACATGGGGCCGCAGTACATCTCCGCCTTCGTGATCGGCGACCAGCTCCTGTGGGGCGCCGCCGAGCCGCTGCGCCGCATGTTGCGCATCCTGCTGGCCGCCTGA